Sequence from the Hamadaea flava genome:
CGGCGCTGGCCGGCGGGCCTTCGGCGAGCTGGGGCTGGTTCGGATCGGTGGCCAGACAGCTGGCGGCGCTGAGCACCCAGCGCGGTCCGACCAGCGTCGCGGTGCACTCCCGGCCGGTGGTGGCGAGCTTGCCGACCGCGGTCTGTGCGCCGCTGACCGGTGCGGGACCGGTGCCTGCCCGCAATTGCAGCAGCATGGTCGGTGACGCGTCCTTGTCCGCGCCCAAGCCCACCGGGGTGCTGCCGTCGGGATCCACGTCGACCGTGAGCTGGTCTCCGGCGTCGCTGCGCAGCTGTGCGGTCACCGGGTGGCCGGTGCCTTCGCGCTGGCCGTCGCCGCGGATCTCATACACGCCAGGAACTTCGAGGTTCAACACACCAGCGGACGCGGTCACCTGGAAACAGACCCGGCCGGCCCCGTCGTCGCCGATGGTCTCGTCGGTGGTCCAGATCTTCAACAGGCCGATGTCGCCCTGCGCGGGCGTGCCGCAGTCGGCGAGCAGGATGTGCCCGTCACCGGAGATCAGCCGGACATTGTGTGCCGCCAGGATCTCCGCCGCGCCAGGGTAGGGGTAGACGCCGCTGTCCACCAGCGAGGGGAGCGAGATGGGTGAGGCGCTGGCTTGCGCCGGTCCGACAACGACCGGCAGGCAGGCCGCTATCGCTGCCGCGACGGCGAGCGACGCCCAGCGCGGAGGTGCACTCATGATCAAGAGCCTTTCGTGGAAGTGGTCGTGGATTGGGGAGACAGAAAGTGCCGACGCTGTGTGAAGCCGCAGGCGGTGATCACGCAGCAGTGCTGCTTCAACCCGGGGCGGCGCGAACACGCGAGGGTGCCTGCAGATGACGGTGCTGGCGCGCGTGGTGCCCTGGCATGCAGGGTGTCGAACGGTCGGAGTGTGGCCGCCTGGCCCGACCGGCGCCCGTAGGTCGCTGCGAGCTCCGGCGCAGACGCAACAGCGCGTTATACCGAGGAGATCGCTGACGGCGGATCGTCGGCTCCGATTACCCGACGCGCGCGGGCTCCGACTCCTCATGCGCCGCTGCGGAGATATGGGCACACGTGCCCACTGATCCGGTGCGGATTGTTGACGCCCGCGCGATCAAATGATGAGTGGGAGGGGATCTCTGTTCCCGCCTCGTGGCCGCCGGAATAAAGCAATCCCGGGCGGGGTGAGATGTCGATCGTTGCGCTAATCCGTCGTTCCTTTCGGGCAGGGAAGAGACAATTAATGCCCGGTAGTCCGTCAAGACGGCAGAAGGCACGGGAAACTGCGAGGAGACTATCGGCGCCGGCTTGAGAAATCCTTGAACGATCCTTGAATCAGCAGGTCACCGCGCTGATCGGTACACGGATAGCATGCGCTGCCGACCTCCATCGAGGCCATGTGCATCGAACTGATGCGGTCCCCAAACGGGACTCTGTCGCTGAAGTGGCCAGCGGCCCAGTTAGGACGCAATGACGCTTTCGGGTTGTCTGTCTTTCGAGGATCGTGCAATACTCCGCCGAACTGAATGGACGGCGCAATGGTCGTCCTCAGTGCATGCAGAAGTGAAAGGTCCAGCGGTGACAGGAAGGGTTGCTGTGCGGCTGAATGAGCAAGTACGGAGGCTGGTCGTGAATAGACCAGCACGCCCGGGTCCGGTGCGGCGGCGAGCCATGATCGCGATGTTCATGGTGCTGGCGTTGCTGGGCAACCTAGTGCGGGTCCTGCCGGCGCACGCGCAGGAGCCGGTCGCCGCTGACCGTGACGTCGTGGTGTCGGCGTGGCAGCAGGGCGGGCCACAGGTGCGGGCGGCCGCTGAAGTGGCGTTGCTGGGCTCCGACGATCAGATTCGCGCGTTCCTGGCCGAGGGATGGACCGCGGCGCAGCATCTCGATCAGCGCGATGCCTTGACCGCTGTCATCGCCGATGGCGGTCCGGCGGTGCGCGCGAAGGCCCAGGCGGCACTGGACGCCGATGCCGCTGGCGATGCCGGTGCCATCGCCGTGTTCCTGGAGACCGGTTGGCAGGGTCCGTCGGCCATCGACGCGCGCGTGTCGGTGAACCAGTTGATGGCCGTCGGCGGTGATCAGGTCAAGCAGGCGGCCCAGGCCGTGCTGGACTCCGAGGACACCACTGTGCTGCAGGAGTTCCTGGAGTCCGGCTGGCAGGTTCAGTGGAACACCGACCAGCGGCTGCGGGTCAACCAGGCCATCGCGACAGGTGGCCCGAACGTGCGTGCCGCCGGTCAGCAAGCCCTCGATGCGGGCACCGCGGAGGCGTTGGAAGGGTTCCTCGGCTACGGCTGGGCGGTCGCGTCCGCGCGTGACGACGAGGTCGCGACGCTGGAAGACCTGCTCGGTCAGGCGCAGGCCGCCGGCGCGCTGGCGGCGCAGGAGACCGCGAACGCCACCGCTGAAGCCGACCGTGCCCGCGACTCCGCGGCTGCGGCGCGCCGGTCTGCGGCAGAGGCTGCTCAGGCGACTGCGGCCGCGCGTAACAACATGGCCGAAGCCAAGGCACAAGCGAAGCGGGCGGCAAACGCGGCGCAGCAGGCAGCCAAGGCCGCGCAGGTAGCTGTCGAAGCGGCGTCGGCGGCGAACCGGGCGGCGCGGGCGGCGTCCACCGCGGCCAATCGGGCAGCGCAGATGGCGTCGAGGGCCAGCCAGAAGGCCACGGAGGCGTACCGCTGGGCGGGTGAGGCGGCGACCGACAGTGCGAACGCCGCACGGGCACGGCAGGCCGCTGAGCAGGCCAACGCCATCGCGCAGGAGACCCGTGAGTTCGCGGACCTGGTGGGAACGACGGTCAAGGCGATCGCGGCCGGCAACGATGCGATCAAATCCGCCACAGAAGCTGCTCAGCACGCTCTGGCCGCTGCGGCCGCCAACGACGAGGCGGTCCGGTACGCCAACGAAGCCGGAGCGGCAGCCCAGGAAGCTGTCGCGGCCGCGGCGAAGGCCCGCGCCAACGCCGAGCGTGCCGTGCGGGCAGCCCAGGCTGCCGGGAACTATCTGCGGGTCGCCATCGATGCCGCGAACAAGGCACGTGAGGCCGCCTACCGGGCCGCCGCCGACGCCGAGGCGGCAGCGACCGCGGCGCTCGACGCCGCCCAACACGCAGGCGAGGCAGCCCAGGCAGCGCAACGTGCCACCGAGTACGCCACCGCCGCGACCACCGCCGCCCAGCGGGCGCTGGACAACGCCAGCCAAGCGGGCGCGGTGTTCGAAGCCGCGCGTACCGCCGACGCCGAACGGCTGGCCGTGGCCCGCGACGAGGCGTTGGAGAACGCCCGCGCGGCCAACACCGAATACGAGGCGCAGCAGCGCTTGGCCGACTCCGACGTCGACCAGGCCACCAAGCGTGATGCCGAAACCAACCGGCTCATCGCCGTGGTGCTGGACCCAGCCACCGAACGGGCCGCGGCGGTCGCGGCGGCCCGTAAAGTCGCGCTCAACCTGGCCGGCGGCCAAGGCGCCTGGACCAAACAATCGGCACTGGCCGCGCTCGGCGAACCCGACCATCTCGTCCTGGCATACGTGCGCACCGGCATCGCGAACGCGGTGGCACAGGACAACCGCATCGCCGTGCGCAACCTCGCGGTCACCGACAACACGGCGCTGGCGACCGCGGCCACCACCGCCCTGGCCGGCAACGACCAGACGATCGCGACCTTCCTGCGTACGCAAAGCTATCCCGGCCGGTACAGCGCGGACCGGCTGAAGGTCAACCAGATCCTGGCGGCGGCCAAGACGGCCGGCGATGTGGTGCTGGCCCAGAAGGCGCAGCAAGCCCTCGACACCGACACGCTGCAGGCGCTGCGCGACTTCCTGGACACTGGCCAGTACACCGCTGCGATCATCGGGCAACGGGTGCTGGTCAACCAGATCCTGGCCAGTCCCTACAGTGGGCCGGAGGTCAAGGCGGCCGCCCAGATCGCCTTGGACGGGCCCGCGCCCGGACTGCAGAAGTTCCTCACCACCGGCCGGTACGCCGCCGCCGAACTGGACTACGAAAGCGCTGCGCACGTCGCGGTCGTCGCCGGGCTGCTGCAGAAGATCAGCCAGGTCGCCGAGACGGCCGCCGAGCACGCGCTTCGAGCCCAAAGCGTCGCCGCCCGCGCCCGCGACGACGCGGCCCAGGCTGCGGCATACGCCCAGCAGGCGGTCGACTCGGCGACCCGCGCGATCGGCTACGCCCAGCAGGCCACCAGCTACGCCAACCAAGCCGCCGCGTCGGCGAACAAGGCCGCGGCCGCCGCCGCGACCGCCCGCCAGGCGGCCACCCGCGCCACCACCTCGGCCCGCAGCGCGATCAAGTCGGCGTCCTGGGCGATCGCCTCCCACAACATGGCCGTCGCCGCCGCCGAGAAAGCCAACGTCGCCGCCCACGCCGCCTACAAATACGCCATCAAAGCCGGCCTCGACGCCGACGCCGCAGGCGCCGCCGCCGCCGACGCCTACACCGCCTACCAGTACACCTACGGCGTCGCGGTCGCCGAATGCGGCGACAGCTACACCAACCCAGCCGTCACCGACTGGGAACAGATACTCGGCGACACCGAAGGCGAGTGGTACCGCAACTGCGTCTACAACGCCTACGGCGACCCCGAAGAACTCGCCCTGCGCGCGTACACCAACTCGGCGATCTGCGCCCTGTACCCGCAAGACAGCCAGTACTACGACAACTGCATCAACTCCACCCTGGACCCCACCTTCCAGGGTATGCAGTCGCTCATCCTCGGCCTCGAACCGTTCATGGAATCGGTGCTCGCCAGCGCTGTCTGGATGGCCGGCACCGAACTCGCCGCATGCATGCTGCAGCGCGCCTGTGCCATGATCGTCGGCGGCCTGATCACAGCCGGCCAAGTAGGTCTGGAGGTCTACCGGCTCATCAAGGGCGACCAGTCGCTGGCCGACACGGTGCTCAACCTCGGCAAGATAGCTGCCGAGTCGCTGGTGCTACGTGGGATCGGCGAGGTCCTCAAAGCCGGCTTCCGGACGCTCAAGGTCGCGTACGCAGCGGCCAGATCCGGGCAGAGCGCGGTCGCCGTACTGCAAGCGTCATTGGGTGAGGTCAAGAAGCTCAAAGCCCTGCCGATCGCGTTGGAGATGCGGGCCGGTGACTACTCCACGAGCAGGGACACGGCGTTCTTCTGGACCGGCAGGAGCGAAAGGGCGGACGGCACCTGGATCGGCGGGCCGGAAAACGCCGCGGAGATCGCCAAGAGCTATGGCGGCACCACCCTGGAAATGGTCATGGACAGCCGCAACATCACGTCCGCATGGGACGTTGACAACAAAATCCTGGTCGATGCGTGGACGGCGGTGTCGGCCGCCTACGCCCGAGGCGCGTCCGGCGTCGTCCGGGTGGTGCGTGGAACCGACATCCGCTCCGACGCCATCTGGTGGGTCGAGTTCCGGACGCTGAAGGACAATCCCAACGTCACCAAGATCATCGCTATCGACCCTGCCACCAAGAATGCCGAGGTGATCTGGGAACGCACCTAACCACAGGGCGGCGACAATTCTCCGGCTGGGCTGATCATAGAATCGGCCCAGCCGGCCGGCATTGACTGGTGGCTGCCGGGGTTGCGGGCTGGTCGAGACTTGGTCATGTTCACCGTCGGCCACCAGGAGTCCGCAGTGTCCACTCGGGATGCTTGCGTCATCCCAGGTGGAAGAAAGCGCATGCGATTCCGTAGATCCCTGCGGCATCGGCCCTTGGTCAGTGCCGCGCACCACGTACAAGATCGCGTCCACGATGTCGCGGCGCGGATGCTTCTCGTGCCGTCCGCCTAGGTTCGGCGCGGGAAGCAACGCTTCGATGATCGACCACTGGCCATCGGTAAGGTCGGAAGGTACCGGCGCTCACGCGACATCTGACCACTATGGACGATGCATCCACGGC
This genomic interval carries:
- a CDS encoding ALF repeat-containing protein: MNRPARPGPVRRRAMIAMFMVLALLGNLVRVLPAHAQEPVAADRDVVVSAWQQGGPQVRAAAEVALLGSDDQIRAFLAEGWTAAQHLDQRDALTAVIADGGPAVRAKAQAALDADAAGDAGAIAVFLETGWQGPSAIDARVSVNQLMAVGGDQVKQAAQAVLDSEDTTVLQEFLESGWQVQWNTDQRLRVNQAIATGGPNVRAAGQQALDAGTAEALEGFLGYGWAVASARDDEVATLEDLLGQAQAAGALAAQETANATAEADRARDSAAAARRSAAEAAQATAAARNNMAEAKAQAKRAANAAQQAAKAAQVAVEAASAANRAARAASTAANRAAQMASRASQKATEAYRWAGEAATDSANAARARQAAEQANAIAQETREFADLVGTTVKAIAAGNDAIKSATEAAQHALAAAAANDEAVRYANEAGAAAQEAVAAAAKARANAERAVRAAQAAGNYLRVAIDAANKAREAAYRAAADAEAAATAALDAAQHAGEAAQAAQRATEYATAATTAAQRALDNASQAGAVFEAARTADAERLAVARDEALENARAANTEYEAQQRLADSDVDQATKRDAETNRLIAVVLDPATERAAAVAAARKVALNLAGGQGAWTKQSALAALGEPDHLVLAYVRTGIANAVAQDNRIAVRNLAVTDNTALATAATTALAGNDQTIATFLRTQSYPGRYSADRLKVNQILAAAKTAGDVVLAQKAQQALDTDTLQALRDFLDTGQYTAAIIGQRVLVNQILASPYSGPEVKAAAQIALDGPAPGLQKFLTTGRYAAAELDYESAAHVAVVAGLLQKISQVAETAAEHALRAQSVAARARDDAAQAAAYAQQAVDSATRAIGYAQQATSYANQAAASANKAAAAAATARQAATRATTSARSAIKSASWAIASHNMAVAAAEKANVAAHAAYKYAIKAGLDADAAGAAAADAYTAYQYTYGVAVAECGDSYTNPAVTDWEQILGDTEGEWYRNCVYNAYGDPEELALRAYTNSAICALYPQDSQYYDNCINSTLDPTFQGMQSLILGLEPFMESVLASAVWMAGTELAACMLQRACAMIVGGLITAGQVGLEVYRLIKGDQSLADTVLNLGKIAAESLVLRGIGEVLKAGFRTLKVAYAAARSGQSAVAVLQASLGEVKKLKALPIALEMRAGDYSTSRDTAFFWTGRSERADGTWIGGPENAAEIAKSYGGTTLEMVMDSRNITSAWDVDNKILVDAWTAVSAAYARGASGVVRVVRGTDIRSDAIWWVEFRTLKDNPNVTKIIAIDPATKNAEVIWERT